From the genome of Polyangiaceae bacterium, one region includes:
- a CDS encoding protein kinase, with the protein MDGSNTMKGPEANILGKYRLIAELGHGGMAEVYLAVVQGPAGFNKLVVIKQIRPQLATDPEFLSMFLDEARLAARLSHPNVVQTNEVGQEGDRYFIAMEYLEGQPLNRVLHRIGRDGGLTLSMHLRIIIDMLTGLHHAHELTDFDGTPLNVVHRDVTPHNVFVTYDGQVKVVDFGIAKAMNSSAETRLGVVKGKVAYMAPEQARGERVDRRADIFSAGVMLWEAATGRRLWKGIPDLTVLHRLINGDIPSPRDIDPDVPEGLEKIVMKSLALRREDRYSTAVEQATALEELLDSMNDKTTLREVGRLVAKHFEENRQKIKSIVETQLKVVKSLPTTEFQAISLPQLDNPGAASGPMSQVDRAATTGETKSNPATTSAPEVNRAATSSPTALTASTPSMHSASQPAAPAKRGMIGAIALIAAAAIGAGIWFVTRPQPPPPTVATATPPAGKVEISINVSPPNAKVLLDGKPLERNPFVGKFERDGATHMIQAEAPGYGTRSRDVTFDRDLTIEMALVPQAAAPATAPPPTTASAATSEPTKDKPTKVIIVAPPTATEDPTKTGGTKKPNRPIDEKNPYQ; encoded by the coding sequence ATGGATGGGTCCAATACGATGAAAGGACCCGAGGCGAATATCCTCGGCAAATACAGGCTCATCGCTGAGCTCGGCCACGGCGGTATGGCCGAAGTTTACCTGGCTGTCGTGCAAGGTCCGGCCGGCTTCAACAAGCTGGTCGTGATCAAGCAGATCCGGCCACAGCTTGCGACGGATCCCGAGTTCTTGAGCATGTTCCTCGACGAGGCACGGCTTGCTGCACGTCTCAGTCATCCAAACGTCGTGCAGACGAACGAGGTTGGTCAGGAGGGCGATCGGTACTTCATCGCCATGGAGTACCTCGAAGGACAGCCTCTGAATCGCGTGCTGCATCGAATTGGTCGCGATGGTGGACTGACGCTTTCGATGCACCTGCGCATCATCATCGACATGCTCACGGGCTTGCATCACGCGCACGAGCTCACGGATTTCGACGGCACGCCGCTCAATGTCGTGCATCGCGACGTGACGCCGCACAACGTGTTCGTCACGTACGACGGTCAAGTGAAAGTCGTCGATTTCGGAATCGCCAAGGCGATGAATTCGTCGGCTGAAACGCGTCTCGGCGTGGTCAAGGGCAAAGTTGCGTACATGGCGCCGGAGCAAGCGCGGGGCGAACGAGTCGATCGTCGTGCCGATATTTTCTCCGCGGGCGTCATGCTCTGGGAAGCCGCAACGGGCCGTCGATTGTGGAAAGGCATTCCCGATCTCACCGTCCTGCATCGCCTGATCAACGGCGACATCCCCTCACCTCGCGATATCGATCCGGACGTTCCCGAAGGGCTCGAAAAGATCGTCATGAAGTCGCTCGCGCTCCGTCGCGAGGATCGTTATTCGACGGCAGTCGAGCAAGCGACGGCGCTCGAAGAGCTGCTCGATTCAATGAACGACAAGACGACGCTGCGCGAAGTCGGCAGGCTCGTTGCGAAGCACTTCGAGGAAAATCGGCAGAAGATCAAGAGCATCGTCGAAACGCAGCTCAAGGTCGTCAAGTCGCTCCCGACAACCGAGTTTCAAGCGATCAGTTTGCCGCAGCTCGACAATCCCGGCGCAGCGTCGGGACCGATGTCGCAGGTCGATCGCGCTGCGACGACCGGTGAGACGAAATCGAATCCTGCAACGACGTCGGCACCAGAAGTGAATCGCGCGGCGACGTCGTCGCCAACCGCGCTCACTGCGTCCACGCCTTCGATGCACTCGGCGTCGCAGCCTGCTGCTCCCGCAAAGCGCGGCATGATCGGCGCCATTGCACTCATTGCCGCCGCGGCCATCGGTGCAGGAATCTGGTTTGTCACGCGCCCACAGCCGCCTCCACCAACCGTCGCAACGGCAACGCCTCCTGCGGGGAAGGTAGAAATTTCCATCAACGTTTCGCCTCCCAATGCGAAGGTGTTGCTCGACGGCAAACCTCTCGAGCGAAACCCGTTTGTCGGAAAGTTCGAGCGCGACGGTGCGACGCACATGATTCAAGCGGAAGCTCCAGGATATGGGACGCGTAGTCGCGATGTGACGTTCGACAGAGATCTGACCATCGAGATGGCGCTCGTGCCTCAAGCGGCTGCGCCAGCAACGGCG